The Thermomicrobiales bacterium DNA window GGTGGACCTGGGGGTGGGACGAACCCTCGCCAGCGGCGGTTGTTCGATCCCGAACGGTACCGAATTGTTCTCTTCGATCAACGAGGATGCGGCAGGAGCACCCCGCACGCGTCAGTCGAGGGCAACACAACCTGGCACCTGGTGTCGGATATCGAGGCGATTCGGCAGCGACTTGGGATCGATCGCTGGCAGGTGTTTGGAGGATCCTGGGGGAGCACCCTCGCGCTTGCCTACGCGGAGACGCATCCGGAACACGTTTCCGAGTTGATCCTCCGCGGCATCTTTCTGCTGCGACCGTTCGAGCTTTCCTGGTACTACCAGGAAGGCGCAAGCAACATCTTTCCCGATGTGTGGGCGAACTACCTGGCGCCTATTCCAGAATCAGAACGGGACGACCTGATGCGCGCATATCATCGCCGACTGTTCGGAGACGATCCGGCCGAACAGCTCGAAGCAGCTCGTGCCTGGACGAATTGGGAATGGTCGACCAGTCAGCTCATCCCGGTATTCGAGGGTGGAACCGACGAGCAATACCTCGCATTCGCGCGGATCGAGAATCACTTTTTCGTCAATGGAGGTTTCTTCGAGCGCCCCAATCAGCTCATCGAGGACGCCGACCGTATCGCGCATATCCCGACCGTCATCATCCACGGCCGGTACGATGTCATTTGTCCGGTCCGGAACGCCTGGGAGTTGCATGCGGCGTTGCCTGATTCGGAGCTGCATATCATTCCGGACGCCGGTCACGCCATGAGCGAACCAGGCATCACCGACGCGCTCATCGAAGCGACCGATCGTTTCGCGCTCCGATCGTCGAACTAGCTCCCGGCAGAGGTCCACGAATCAATGCGGATGGTGACCTTCCAGCGTTCCTCGCCGTCGACACCCCCTGTGAAGTCCGCGCCGGTGTATTTGTGAGCCAGTCGGTTCACGAACGCAAGGGTGGTAAAGAGCTCGAAATCGATGGCCTCGCCACGGAGCTCGATGTAGCGGAACGAGTTTCCTGGATCGAGAACCGATAGCGCGACCGCAGGGTTCCCGCGGAGATTTCGGTACTTCCTGGTTTCCGGCTTGATGCTGAGGAGCAGATGCCCGTCCTCCCAGAGAAACCAGACTGGGTTGACCTGTGGGCGGTTGCCAGAATCCACAGTTGCAAGCTGACCGAGCAATCGAACCTCGAGGAGATC harbors:
- the pip gene encoding prolyl aminopeptidase, with the protein product MRELYPEIEPYSTWFLETDDGHRLYVEECGNPDGKPVIFLHGGPGGGTNPRQRRLFDPERYRIVLFDQRGCGRSTPHASVEGNTTWHLVSDIEAIRQRLGIDRWQVFGGSWGSTLALAYAETHPEHVSELILRGIFLLRPFELSWYYQEGASNIFPDVWANYLAPIPESERDDLMRAYHRRLFGDDPAEQLEAARAWTNWEWSTSQLIPVFEGGTDEQYLAFARIENHFFVNGGFFERPNQLIEDADRIAHIPTVIIHGRYDVICPVRNAWELHAALPDSELHIIPDAGHAMSEPGITDALIEATDRFALRSSN
- a CDS encoding PPOX class F420-dependent oxidoreductase yields the protein MPTGPIPDSHADLLEVRLLGQLATVDSGNRPQVNPVWFLWEDGHLLLSIKPETRKYRNLRGNPAVALSVLDPGNSFRYIELRGEAIDFELFTTLAFVNRLAHKYTGADFTGGVDGEERWKVTIRIDSWTSAGS